The proteins below are encoded in one region of Betaproteobacteria bacterium:
- a CDS encoding FAD-dependent oxidoreductase, with the protein METLDCAVIGAGVVGLAIARRLALAGREVVVLEAESSIGNHTSSRNSEVIHAGIYYPTGSLRARLCVAGKQALYRYCPEHGVEHRRITKAIVATAEDEIPTLHKYKEQAERNGVLDLQWLTREDMAALEPNVAAVAGLLSPSTGIIDSHGLMLAYQGDAEARGASIAFQSPVLGGEAHADGTVLRVGGSDPMALKCNIVVNAAGLTAPALARSIHSIAQSTIPLQHFCKGHYYVLAGRSPFGRLIYPVGSGLWHGVHVTLDLGGQVKFGPDLDWLDTNDYSFDTSRESSFYESIRHYYPGLADGALQPGYTGIRPKITAKGEPAADFMIQGPRDHGIPGMVNLYGIESPGLTSSLAIGDYVAELLGLA; encoded by the coding sequence ATGGAGACCCTAGACTGTGCGGTGATCGGCGCGGGCGTTGTCGGGCTGGCCATCGCACGCCGGCTCGCGCTCGCCGGCCGGGAAGTCGTCGTGCTCGAAGCCGAGAGCTCGATCGGAAACCACACCAGCTCGCGCAACTCGGAGGTGATCCACGCCGGCATCTACTATCCGACCGGCAGCCTGCGTGCGCGCCTGTGCGTGGCCGGCAAGCAGGCGCTCTATCGCTATTGCCCCGAGCACGGCGTCGAGCACCGGCGCATCACCAAGGCGATCGTCGCAACGGCCGAGGACGAGATCCCGACCTTGCACAAATACAAAGAGCAGGCCGAGCGCAACGGCGTGCTCGACCTGCAGTGGCTCACGCGCGAGGACATGGCGGCGCTGGAACCGAACGTGGCTGCGGTCGCGGGGCTGCTCTCGCCCTCGACCGGCATCATCGACAGCCACGGCCTGATGCTCGCCTACCAGGGCGACGCCGAAGCTCGCGGCGCGAGCATCGCGTTCCAAAGTCCCGTGCTCGGCGGAGAAGCGCACGCGGACGGCACGGTGCTGCGCGTGGGCGGAAGCGATCCGATGGCGCTCAAGTGCAACATCGTCGTCAACGCGGCGGGATTGACGGCGCCCGCGCTCGCGCGCTCGATCCACAGCATAGCGCAATCGACCATTCCGCTGCAGCATTTCTGCAAGGGGCATTACTACGTGCTGGCGGGACGATCGCCGTTCGGGCGTCTCATCTACCCGGTAGGGAGCGGGCTGTGGCATGGCGTGCACGTCACGCTCGATCTCGGCGGGCAGGTGAAGTTCGGTCCCGACCTGGACTGGCTGGACACGAACGACTACAGCTTTGACACCTCGCGCGAAAGCAGCTTCTATGAATCGATCCGGCACTACTACCCCGGATTGGCCGACGGCGCGTTGCAACCCGGCTACACCGGCATCCGGCCGAAGATCACGGCCAAGGGCGAGCCCGCGGCCGACTTCATGATCCAGGGTCCGCGCGACCATGGCATCCCCGGCATGGTCAATCTCTACGGTATCGAATCGCCCGGGCTCACCTCGTCGCTGGCGATCGGCGATTACGTCGCCGAACTGCTCGGGCTCGCCTGA
- a CDS encoding alpha/beta fold hydrolase, translated as MLINIALVVAAFYAILVLLLFFMQSRLLYYPEIGRDVTTTPRAIGLDYEDVWLDAGSGVRLHGWFVGQAEPKGVVLILHGNAGSIALRLDWLRMFHDLGYASFVVDYRGYGRSSGTPSEQGTYEDARLAWAHLTKARGFAPGDIVLLGESLGGAIAAYLAARESPRVLILHSAFTSIPDVAAQIYRFLPVRWISRFDYDTRAYLGRVRSPVVVAHSPSDEIIPVSHGQALYAAAPEPKIFIELAGGHNDGFIFRRREWLTALAQFLERVP; from the coding sequence CACGCCTGCTCTACTACCCCGAGATCGGCCGCGACGTGACCACGACGCCGCGCGCCATCGGGCTCGACTACGAGGATGTGTGGCTCGATGCCGGCAGCGGAGTTCGGCTGCACGGCTGGTTCGTCGGTCAGGCCGAGCCTAAGGGGGTCGTGCTCATCCTGCACGGCAACGCAGGCAGCATCGCGCTGCGGCTGGACTGGCTGCGCATGTTCCACGATCTCGGCTATGCCAGCTTCGTCGTCGACTATCGCGGCTACGGCCGCAGCAGCGGCACGCCCTCGGAGCAGGGCACCTACGAAGATGCGCGCCTGGCCTGGGCGCATCTGACCAAGGCGAGAGGCTTCGCACCGGGCGATATCGTGCTGCTGGGCGAATCACTCGGCGGGGCGATCGCGGCGTATCTGGCTGCGCGCGAGTCGCCGCGGGTGCTCATCCTGCACTCGGCGTTCACCTCGATACCCGATGTGGCGGCGCAGATCTATCGCTTCCTGCCCGTGCGCTGGATCAGCCGCTTCGACTACGACACCCGCGCCTACCTCGGCAGGGTCCGCTCGCCGGTAGTGGTTGCGCACAGTCCGTCGGACGAAATCATTCCCGTCAGCCACGGACAAGCCTTGTACGCCGCGGCGCCGGAACCCAAGATTTTCATCGAGCTCGCCGGCGGGCACAACGATGGTTTCATCTTCCGCCGTCGCGAGTGGCTCACCGCGCTGGCGCAGTTTCTCGAGCGCGTGCCCTAA
- a CDS encoding diguanylate cyclase: MAEPGHDSGPAGMRRRAPRRLWSLSAAQAQLSHGASDEVRAIARTVAELGWLLLVLVLAYAALARRSLPGGATAAILGGSLVFAAALIALHTLAPIPARGQWPMLGRCWAMAAYITWVIVQAAPDRWPLANLYHLVIIASAAALGARATVLNLALIAAALALIWSATGPAAGAGPELSLILGPMALIAYVTARLTADIRSAIERIRFIAETDELTRLYNLRAFMHLAERLHRQAKRYSRAYALVMIDSDNLKAVNDAHGHQTGNELLKRTTACIRRELRETDVAARYGGDEFILLLPETSAQGARELSERIRRSVADKGMEVRGLRIATSVSVGIAAFPDHGTDLRSIMNKADQAMYLSKKTGRKPRYRVRSRLSGARAVEFRGVPRPAGPHPLKIRKARSLIPGPSRRERGAWCVKRPVSL; this comes from the coding sequence TTGGCTGAGCCCGGACACGATTCCGGCCCTGCCGGCATGCGCCGCCGGGCGCCGCGCCGATTATGGTCGCTGTCCGCAGCGCAAGCGCAGCTCTCGCACGGCGCGTCGGACGAAGTGCGGGCGATTGCCCGCACGGTAGCCGAGCTGGGATGGCTGCTGCTCGTCCTTGTGCTCGCGTATGCCGCGCTGGCGCGCCGCTCGCTGCCGGGCGGGGCGACCGCCGCCATCCTGGGTGGCTCACTCGTGTTCGCCGCTGCCCTGATCGCGCTGCATACGCTGGCGCCTATCCCGGCGCGTGGCCAGTGGCCGATGCTGGGTCGCTGCTGGGCGATGGCCGCCTACATCACCTGGGTGATCGTGCAAGCGGCTCCGGATCGCTGGCCGCTGGCGAACCTCTATCACCTGGTGATCATCGCCAGCGCCGCGGCCCTCGGGGCGCGGGCAACCGTGCTCAATCTCGCGCTCATCGCGGCCGCACTGGCCCTGATCTGGTCGGCGACCGGGCCGGCGGCAGGCGCGGGGCCGGAGCTGAGCCTCATTCTCGGTCCCATGGCCCTGATCGCCTACGTGACTGCGCGGCTCACCGCCGACATCCGCAGCGCGATCGAACGCATTCGCTTCATCGCCGAGACCGACGAGCTCACCCGCCTCTACAACCTGCGTGCTTTCATGCATCTGGCCGAGCGTCTGCATCGCCAGGCCAAGCGTTACTCGCGTGCCTATGCGCTGGTCATGATCGATTCGGATAATCTCAAGGCCGTGAACGACGCGCATGGCCATCAGACCGGCAACGAGCTCCTGAAGCGGACCACGGCCTGCATACGGCGCGAGCTGCGCGAAACCGACGTGGCCGCGCGCTACGGCGGCGACGAATTCATCCTGCTGCTGCCGGAGACGAGCGCCCAGGGTGCGCGCGAGCTGAGCGAGCGCATCCGGCGCTCGGTCGCCGACAAGGGCATGGAAGTGCGCGGCCTGCGCATCGCCACCAGCGTGAGCGTCGGCATCGCCGCCTTTCCCGATCATGGCACGGACCTGCGCAGCATCATGAACAAGGCCGACCAGGCGATGTACCTGTCGAAGAAGACCGGACGCAAACCGCGTTACCGTGTTCGATCCCGGTTGAGCGGCGCGCGTGCGGTAGAATTTCGCGGCGTGCCCCGCCCCGCGGGCCCGCACCCCTTGAAAATCCGGAAAGCTCGCTCCCTCATCCCCGGCCCCTCCCGGAGGGAGAGGGGAGCGTGGTGCGTAAAGCGGCCTGTCAGTCTGTAG
- a CDS encoding twin-arginine translocation signal domain-containing protein: MRMNRRTFLIGTAAMAVTAGAGAYVWPEQGLFNPCKAAMPPQLTNHELVRAAREGIDAARVWDCHVHLIGIGDSSSGVWINPRMQSWAHPLEFAQRLFFLNAGCARETAGQVDTSYVERMRNLVAGLAPGAKLMLLAFDFTHDQAGERQPARSAFHTPDSYAHGLAQAHPRDFEWIASIHPYRRDCVAALEWAAGNGARAVKWLPPAMGIDPASARCDRFYAAAARLGLALLTHAGEEKAVHGAAEHGFGNPLKLRRALDHGMRVVVAHCASLGQDIDLDRGENGPATESFDLFARLMDDPGYVGRVYGDISAIAQVNRSAAALRHIVERADWHSRLLNGSDYPLPGVMPLISVNRVIDLGLLERAAGPVLMEIRAHNPLLFDFVLKRLLRAGGKRLAPSAFHTRDFFLAQPPRSSAEAERAAERSALFERRRVS; encoded by the coding sequence ATGCGAATGAACCGCCGCACTTTTCTGATCGGGACCGCAGCCATGGCCGTCACCGCCGGCGCCGGCGCATATGTCTGGCCCGAACAAGGCCTGTTCAATCCCTGCAAGGCCGCCATGCCGCCGCAACTGACGAACCACGAGTTGGTGCGTGCCGCGCGGGAGGGGATCGATGCGGCCCGGGTATGGGATTGCCATGTGCACCTGATCGGGATCGGCGATTCGTCCTCCGGCGTCTGGATCAATCCACGCATGCAGAGCTGGGCGCATCCGCTGGAATTCGCACAACGCCTGTTCTTTCTCAACGCCGGCTGCGCACGCGAGACGGCCGGCCAGGTCGACACGAGCTACGTCGAGCGCATGCGCAACCTCGTCGCCGGTCTTGCTCCCGGCGCCAAGCTGATGCTGCTCGCGTTCGATTTCACGCACGACCAAGCGGGCGAGCGCCAGCCCGCGCGCAGCGCCTTTCACACGCCCGACAGCTATGCGCACGGGCTTGCGCAAGCGCACCCACGCGACTTCGAGTGGATCGCCTCGATTCATCCTTACCGGCGCGATTGCGTCGCAGCGCTGGAATGGGCGGCAGGCAACGGCGCGCGGGCGGTGAAGTGGCTGCCTCCGGCGATGGGCATCGACCCGGCCTCGGCGCGCTGCGACCGCTTCTACGCCGCGGCCGCGCGCTTGGGGCTCGCGCTGCTCACCCATGCCGGCGAGGAGAAGGCGGTCCACGGCGCGGCCGAGCACGGCTTCGGCAACCCGCTGAAGCTGCGCCGAGCGCTGGATCATGGCATGCGGGTCGTGGTCGCGCATTGCGCCTCGCTCGGCCAGGACATCGACCTGGACCGTGGCGAGAACGGCCCGGCAACGGAGAGCTTCGATCTGTTCGCGCGCCTGATGGATGATCCCGGGTACGTTGGCCGGGTCTACGGCGACATTTCCGCCATCGCGCAGGTGAACCGCTCGGCGGCGGCCTTGCGGCACATCGTGGAGCGCGCCGACTGGCATTCGCGTCTGCTCAACGGCTCGGACTATCCACTGCCCGGGGTGATGCCGCTCATCTCGGTGAACCGCGTGATCGATCTGGGGTTGCTCGAGCGCGCTGCGGGGCCGGTGCTGATGGAGATCCGGGCGCACAATCCGCTGCTGTTCGATTTCGTGCTCAAGCGACTGCTGCGCGCCGGCGGCAAGCGTTTGGCGCCCAGTGCGTTCCATACCCGTGACTTCTTCCTCGCGCAGCCGCCGCGATCGAGCGCGGAAGCCGAGCGTGCCGCCGAGCGCAGCGCTCTGTTTGAACGCCGTCGCGTATCATGA
- the htpX gene encoding protease HtpX: MKRIFLFVATNLAVLVVLSIAMKLLGLEQALAGTGFNTGAMLVMAAVLGFGGAFVSLAMSKWIAKRSTEAHVIDVPRDQTERWLFDTVQGQARAAGIGMPEVAIYDAPDVNAFATGMKRDNALVAVSTGLLQRMSREEAEAVLGHEVSHIANGDMVTLTLIQGVVNTFVFFLARVIGYLVDRVILKNERGYGIGYFVTTFVAEMLLGILATIIVLWFSRRREFRADAGGAKLAGREKMIGALQRLQAVHEESTLPAQMKAFGIRGGGTMGRLFMSHPPLEERIEALRGAARPIANEWGR; encoded by the coding sequence ATGAAGCGCATTTTCCTGTTCGTCGCCACCAATCTTGCGGTGTTGGTGGTGCTGAGCATCGCGATGAAGCTGCTCGGGCTGGAGCAGGCGTTGGCCGGCACCGGCTTCAATACCGGCGCCATGCTCGTCATGGCCGCAGTGCTGGGTTTCGGCGGCGCCTTCGTGTCCCTGGCCATGTCCAAGTGGATCGCGAAGCGCTCGACCGAAGCGCACGTGATAGACGTGCCGCGCGACCAGACCGAACGCTGGCTGTTCGATACTGTGCAGGGGCAGGCAAGAGCCGCGGGTATCGGCATGCCGGAGGTGGCGATCTACGATGCGCCGGACGTCAACGCCTTCGCCACCGGCATGAAGCGAGACAACGCCTTAGTGGCGGTGAGCACCGGTTTGCTGCAGCGCATGTCGCGCGAAGAGGCCGAAGCGGTCCTCGGGCACGAAGTCAGCCACATCGCCAACGGCGACATGGTGACCCTCACGCTGATTCAGGGCGTGGTCAACACGTTCGTATTCTTCCTGGCGCGCGTGATCGGGTATCTGGTCGACCGCGTGATTCTCAAGAACGAGCGCGGATACGGCATCGGCTATTTCGTCACCACCTTCGTCGCCGAGATGCTGCTCGGCATTCTGGCGACCATCATCGTGTTGTGGTTCAGCCGCCGGCGCGAATTCCGTGCCGATGCGGGTGGGGCGAAGCTCGCCGGGCGCGAAAAGATGATCGGGGCATTACAGCGCCTGCAGGCGGTACACGAGGAAAGCACGCTGCCGGCGCAGATGAAGGCGTTCGGCATTCGCGGCGGCGGTACGATGGGGCGGCTGTTCATGAGCCACCCGCCGCTCGAAGAGCGCATCGAGGCGCTGCGCGGGGCGGCCCGGCCGATCGCGAACGAGTGGGGTCGGTAG